In one Oceanispirochaeta sp. genomic region, the following are encoded:
- a CDS encoding chemotaxis protein CheX: MRVEYINPFVEAAFNIIKEVLQCEIIRDELYLKKSTQPVMGVAAIVGLAGDVEGRVLIDMSQETAIKVASTMNGEELTTLDELVKATITELANMVTAQAVTKLHDLGFKFDLTPPAIITGENMQVSDINVEALIVPLGLPHGKIEINVAIRERLGV; the protein is encoded by the coding sequence ATGAGAGTTGAGTATATCAATCCTTTTGTTGAAGCAGCATTCAACATTATCAAGGAAGTACTTCAGTGTGAAATTATTAGGGATGAGTTGTATCTAAAAAAATCAACACAACCTGTTATGGGAGTCGCTGCTATCGTTGGTCTTGCCGGTGATGTAGAAGGAAGAGTTTTGATTGATATGTCTCAAGAGACAGCAATTAAGGTAGCCTCTACAATGAACGGAGAAGAGCTTACAACCCTGGACGAGCTTGTTAAAGCCACAATCACGGAACTGGCAAATATGGTAACAGCACAGGCTGTAACCAAGCTCCATGATTTAGGTTTTAAATTTGACCTGACACCTCCTGCCATCATAACTGGTGAAAATATGCAGGTATCCGACATAAACGTTGAGGCATTGATAGTTCCTCTTGGTTTACCCCATGGGAAAATTGAAATCAATGTTGCCATCAGAGAACGATTAGGAGTCTAA